A part of Stegostoma tigrinum isolate sSteTig4 chromosome 6, sSteTig4.hap1, whole genome shotgun sequence genomic DNA contains:
- the LOC125453310 gene encoding protocadherin-8-like isoform X1: protein MTRQRGRSRVAGVPVCSPSRKPCFPLLALLLLLAPTMSDCKTVRYSTYEEQEPGTVIGNLASDLQLEAAGGQSGFRLMPEYNGSVPVRVGERDGQLTVGSRIDREQLCEEQDPCLLLLDVVSFSRDKFLLIHVEIQVQDINDHRPEFPQPEIELEISESSAPGTRIPLPAALDADTGSYSVRGYELSVNGHLELALPGGAGSGGAQQPVPAPTLLLVKPLDRESEAELSLKLRARDGGNPPRSGEARLRVRVLDENDNAPAFGSGSLELELREDTAPGSLLLQLEARDPDQGLNGELRFAFSPRVGAGARRLFRLEPRSGRLSLNAPLDHEARARFELEVEARDRGARPRASSCRVVVRVLDVNDNAPEIRVSALGGGPEAGEASGLASITEAAEPGSFVALVSVWDRDSGANGRLSVSLLGPRELRLRPAYGLNHYMIVTAERLDRERDTGYNVTLVAEDQGPDPRRTVRPLTVTVTDVNDNAPAFPRPVYRLSLAENNLPGAQLGTVRARDPDLGPNGRLTYRLLQPHEGPAPGPGLQPPAVAVEPHTGSLYALRSLDREELPELELLLQATDAGSPPLSGSTTVRLVITDRNDNAPLITHPPPPPPPPPPGNRSAAPAPAKVALPGGAPRGYLAARVRAQDADEGPNGRLSYRIVSGEPPGLFTIRPDTGDVYLGRPLSASPAGTGPGAFSLVVAVSDGGLPPLSSTVTVSFTAGPGPQPRPAPAPSGSPGPAQRSWDTSFTVIAVLAAGCVALMLAIVGIASTCGAGDKGRGGHDYRGDIHRYPGPADNTGCEGQASESSGGKEVVYPSGERGRAGEPECFPTASAFGHQSLHPIAIWQGKHFTLNKSELAHQTQDRFSGKDSGKGDSDFNDSDSDISGIGLNKRSTLSQKHNGLWSCTNECKILGHSDRCWSPSAQGPNTYHSTTITQHLTPLGKNTSFPRDLLRKDTYYQALLPKTAGLQSVYQRISCNESETVNSVTVPMYHSVGSKSHIPPNNISLINVSSMHSQI from the exons ATGACCCGTCAGAGAGGCAGAAGCAGGGTTGCTGGTGTCCCGGTCTGCAGTCCCTCCAGGAAGCCCTGCTTCCCCCTTCttgccctcctcctcctcctcgctccGACCATGAGTGACTGTAAAACGGTCAGATACTCCACGTACGAGGAGCAGGAGCCCGGCACCGTGATCGGAAACCTGGCCAGCGATCTGCAGCTGGAGGCGGCCGGGGGCCAGAGCGGTTTCCGACTGATGCCCGAGTATAACGGCTCGGTGCCGGTGAGGGTCGGGGAAAGGGACGGGCAGCTGACGGTAGGAAGCCGCATTGACCGGGAGCAGCTTTGCGAGGAGCAGGATCCGTGCCTGCTGCTCCTGGATGTGGTGAGCTTCTCCCGGGACAAGTTCCTCCTGATCCACGTGGAGATCCAAGTGCAGGACATTAATGACCATCGCCCCGAGTTCCCGCAGCCCGAGATCGAGCTGGAAATCTCCGAGAGCTCAGCGCCGGGGACCCGGATCCCTCTCCCCGCGGCTCTAGACGCCGACACCGGCTCCTACTCGGTGCGGGGCTACGAGCTCTCGGTGAACGGTCACTTGGAGCTGGCGCTGCCGGGCGGTGCAGGCAGCGGCGGGGCCCAGCAGCCGGTACCGGCACCGACGCTGCTGTTGGTGAAGCCTCTTGACCGGGAGAGCGAGGCCGAGCTCAGCCTGAAGCTGAGAGCCCGGGACGGGGGCAATCCACCTCGGAGCGGGGAGGCGCGGCTCCGGGTGCGGGTCCTCGATGAGAACGATAACGCTCCGGCCTTTGGCAGCGGCTCCTTGGAGCTGGAGCTGCGGGAGGACACGGCCCCGGGTTCGCTGCTGCTGCAACTCGAGGCCCGGGACCCGGACCAAGGCCTAAACGGCGAGCTCCGGTTCGCCTTCAGCCCGAGGGTCGGGGCGGGCGCTCGGCGCCTCTTCCGCCTGGAGCCGCGCTCCGGCCGCTTGAGCCTGAACGCGCCGCTCGACCACGAGGCGCGCGCCCGCTTCGAGCTGGAGGTGGAGGCGCGCGACCGCGGCGCCCGGCCGCGCGCCTCCAGCTGCCGGGTGGTGGTGCGCGTGCTCGACGTCAACGACAACGCGCCCGAGATCCGCGTGAGCGCGCTCGGTGGCGGTCCGGAGGCCGGAGAGGCCTCGGGCCTCGCGTCCATCACCGAGGCGGCGGAACCGGGTAGTTTCGTGGCGCTGGTGAGTGTGTGGGACCGGGATTCAGGAGCTAACGGCCGCCTCTCGGTATCGCTGCTCGGGCCCCGCGAGTTACGCTTACGGCCGGCTTATGGCCTTAACCACTACATGATCGTGACGGCGGAACGGCTCGACCGGGAGCGGGACACCGGGTATAACGTGACGCTGGTGGCCGAGGACCAAGGCCCGGATCCCCGCCGGACGGTCAGGCctctcaccgtcaccgtcaccgatGTGAACGACAACGCGCCCGCCTTCCCCCGCCCCGTCTACCGCCTGTCGCTGGCGGAGAATAACCTGCCCGGGGCCCAGCTCGGTACCGTCCGGGCCCGTGACCCTGACCTGGGGCCTAACGGCCGCCTCACTTACCGCCTGCTGCAGCCGCACGAGGGGCCGGCGCCGGGGCCTGGGCTGCAGCCTCCGGCCGTCGCTGTGGAGCCTCACACCGGCTCCTTGTACGCGCTCCGCTCCTTGGACCGTGAGGAGCTGCCCGAGCTCGAGCTGCTGCTGCAGGCGACAGACGCCGGTTCCCCGCCGCTCAGCGGCTCCACCACCGTCCGCCTGGTCATTACCGACCGGAACGACAACGCTCCGCTCATCACCCacccgccgccgccgccgccgccgccgcctccCGGGAACCGCTCGGCCGCTCCCGCTCCCGCCAAGGTGGCGCTGCCCGGGGGCGCGCCCCGCGGTTACCTGGCGGCGCGCGTGCGGGCCCAGGACGCGGACGAGGGGCCGAACGGCCGCCTCAGTTACCGGATCGTGAGCGGGGAGCCGCCCGGGCTCTTCACCATCCGCCCCGACACCGGGGACGTGTACCTGGGCCGCCCGCTCTCCGCGTCCCCCGCCGGCACCGGGCCCGGGGCCTTCAGCCTGGTCGTGGCCGTCAGTGAcggcggcctgcccccgctgtcCTCCACCGTCACCGTCAGCTTCACGGCCGGGCCCGGGCCTCAGCCTCGGCCCGCTCCTGCTCCCTCCGGCTCCCCGGGGCCGGCACAGCGGAGCTGGGACACCTCCTTCACCGTCATCGCGGTGCTGGCCGCGGGCTGCGTGGCCTTGATGCTGGCCATCGTCGGTATCGCCTCGACCTGCGGCGCCGGAGACAAGGGCCGGGGCGGGCACGACTACCGGGGCGATATCCATCGGTATCCCGGCCCCGCGGACAACACCGGCTGTGAAGGGCAGGCCTCGGAATCTAGCGGAGGGAAGGAGGTTGTTTACCCGTCAGGAGAGCGCGGCAGAGCGGGGGAGCCGGAG TGTTTCCCCACTGCATCTGCTTTTGGTCATCAATCTCTTCACCCAATTGCAATCTGGCAAGGCAAACACTTTACTTTGAATAAAAG TGAACTTGCACATCAAACCCAGGACAGGTTCAGTGGGAAGGACAGTGGAAAAGGAGACAGTGACtttaatgacagtgactctgataTCAGTGGGATTGGCCTGAATAAAAGGAGTACTCTCAGTCAGAAGCACAATG GTTTATGGTCCTGCACCAATGAGTGCAAGATACTTGGCCATTCAGATCGCTGCTGGAGTCCGTCTGCTCAAGGGCCAAATACTTACCATTCCACAACTATTACTCAGCACCTTACCCCTTTGGGGAAAAACACGTCATTCCCTCGAGATCTACTCCGTAAAGATACATACTATCAAGCACTTTTGCCAAAAACAGCGGGCCTACAAAGTGTGTATCAGAGGATCTCTTGTAATGAATCTGAAACTGTAAATTCTGTTACTGTACCAATGTATCATTCTGTGGGATCAAAAAGCCACATTCCTCCAAATAATATCTCATTGATCAATGTATCTAGCATGCATTCTCAGATCTAA
- the LOC125453310 gene encoding protocadherin-8-like isoform X3, with protein MTRQRGRSRVAGVPVCSPSRKPCFPLLALLLLLAPTMSDCKTVRYSTYEEQEPGTVIGNLASDLQLEAAGGQSGFRLMPEYNGSVPVRVGERDGQLTVGSRIDREQLCEEQDPCLLLLDVVSFSRDKFLLIHVEIQVQDINDHRPEFPQPEIELEISESSAPGTRIPLPAALDADTGSYSVRGYELSVNGHLELALPGGAGSGGAQQPVPAPTLLLVKPLDRESEAELSLKLRARDGGNPPRSGEARLRVRVLDENDNAPAFGSGSLELELREDTAPGSLLLQLEARDPDQGLNGELRFAFSPRVGAGARRLFRLEPRSGRLSLNAPLDHEARARFELEVEARDRGARPRASSCRVVVRVLDVNDNAPEIRVSALGGGPEAGEASGLASITEAAEPGSFVALVSVWDRDSGANGRLSVSLLGPRELRLRPAYGLNHYMIVTAERLDRERDTGYNVTLVAEDQGPDPRRTVRPLTVTVTDVNDNAPAFPRPVYRLSLAENNLPGAQLGTVRARDPDLGPNGRLTYRLLQPHEGPAPGPGLQPPAVAVEPHTGSLYALRSLDREELPELELLLQATDAGSPPLSGSTTVRLVITDRNDNAPLITHPPPPPPPPPPGNRSAAPAPAKVALPGGAPRGYLAARVRAQDADEGPNGRLSYRIVSGEPPGLFTIRPDTGDVYLGRPLSASPAGTGPGAFSLVVAVSDGGLPPLSSTVTVSFTAGPGPQPRPAPAPSGSPGPAQRSWDTSFTVIAVLAAGCVALMLAIVGIASTCGAGDKGRGGHDYRGDIHRYPGPADNTGCEGQASESSGGKEVVYPSGERGRAGEPECFPTASAFGHQSLHPIAIWQGKHFTLNKRFMVLHQ; from the exons ATGACCCGTCAGAGAGGCAGAAGCAGGGTTGCTGGTGTCCCGGTCTGCAGTCCCTCCAGGAAGCCCTGCTTCCCCCTTCttgccctcctcctcctcctcgctccGACCATGAGTGACTGTAAAACGGTCAGATACTCCACGTACGAGGAGCAGGAGCCCGGCACCGTGATCGGAAACCTGGCCAGCGATCTGCAGCTGGAGGCGGCCGGGGGCCAGAGCGGTTTCCGACTGATGCCCGAGTATAACGGCTCGGTGCCGGTGAGGGTCGGGGAAAGGGACGGGCAGCTGACGGTAGGAAGCCGCATTGACCGGGAGCAGCTTTGCGAGGAGCAGGATCCGTGCCTGCTGCTCCTGGATGTGGTGAGCTTCTCCCGGGACAAGTTCCTCCTGATCCACGTGGAGATCCAAGTGCAGGACATTAATGACCATCGCCCCGAGTTCCCGCAGCCCGAGATCGAGCTGGAAATCTCCGAGAGCTCAGCGCCGGGGACCCGGATCCCTCTCCCCGCGGCTCTAGACGCCGACACCGGCTCCTACTCGGTGCGGGGCTACGAGCTCTCGGTGAACGGTCACTTGGAGCTGGCGCTGCCGGGCGGTGCAGGCAGCGGCGGGGCCCAGCAGCCGGTACCGGCACCGACGCTGCTGTTGGTGAAGCCTCTTGACCGGGAGAGCGAGGCCGAGCTCAGCCTGAAGCTGAGAGCCCGGGACGGGGGCAATCCACCTCGGAGCGGGGAGGCGCGGCTCCGGGTGCGGGTCCTCGATGAGAACGATAACGCTCCGGCCTTTGGCAGCGGCTCCTTGGAGCTGGAGCTGCGGGAGGACACGGCCCCGGGTTCGCTGCTGCTGCAACTCGAGGCCCGGGACCCGGACCAAGGCCTAAACGGCGAGCTCCGGTTCGCCTTCAGCCCGAGGGTCGGGGCGGGCGCTCGGCGCCTCTTCCGCCTGGAGCCGCGCTCCGGCCGCTTGAGCCTGAACGCGCCGCTCGACCACGAGGCGCGCGCCCGCTTCGAGCTGGAGGTGGAGGCGCGCGACCGCGGCGCCCGGCCGCGCGCCTCCAGCTGCCGGGTGGTGGTGCGCGTGCTCGACGTCAACGACAACGCGCCCGAGATCCGCGTGAGCGCGCTCGGTGGCGGTCCGGAGGCCGGAGAGGCCTCGGGCCTCGCGTCCATCACCGAGGCGGCGGAACCGGGTAGTTTCGTGGCGCTGGTGAGTGTGTGGGACCGGGATTCAGGAGCTAACGGCCGCCTCTCGGTATCGCTGCTCGGGCCCCGCGAGTTACGCTTACGGCCGGCTTATGGCCTTAACCACTACATGATCGTGACGGCGGAACGGCTCGACCGGGAGCGGGACACCGGGTATAACGTGACGCTGGTGGCCGAGGACCAAGGCCCGGATCCCCGCCGGACGGTCAGGCctctcaccgtcaccgtcaccgatGTGAACGACAACGCGCCCGCCTTCCCCCGCCCCGTCTACCGCCTGTCGCTGGCGGAGAATAACCTGCCCGGGGCCCAGCTCGGTACCGTCCGGGCCCGTGACCCTGACCTGGGGCCTAACGGCCGCCTCACTTACCGCCTGCTGCAGCCGCACGAGGGGCCGGCGCCGGGGCCTGGGCTGCAGCCTCCGGCCGTCGCTGTGGAGCCTCACACCGGCTCCTTGTACGCGCTCCGCTCCTTGGACCGTGAGGAGCTGCCCGAGCTCGAGCTGCTGCTGCAGGCGACAGACGCCGGTTCCCCGCCGCTCAGCGGCTCCACCACCGTCCGCCTGGTCATTACCGACCGGAACGACAACGCTCCGCTCATCACCCacccgccgccgccgccgccgccgccgcctccCGGGAACCGCTCGGCCGCTCCCGCTCCCGCCAAGGTGGCGCTGCCCGGGGGCGCGCCCCGCGGTTACCTGGCGGCGCGCGTGCGGGCCCAGGACGCGGACGAGGGGCCGAACGGCCGCCTCAGTTACCGGATCGTGAGCGGGGAGCCGCCCGGGCTCTTCACCATCCGCCCCGACACCGGGGACGTGTACCTGGGCCGCCCGCTCTCCGCGTCCCCCGCCGGCACCGGGCCCGGGGCCTTCAGCCTGGTCGTGGCCGTCAGTGAcggcggcctgcccccgctgtcCTCCACCGTCACCGTCAGCTTCACGGCCGGGCCCGGGCCTCAGCCTCGGCCCGCTCCTGCTCCCTCCGGCTCCCCGGGGCCGGCACAGCGGAGCTGGGACACCTCCTTCACCGTCATCGCGGTGCTGGCCGCGGGCTGCGTGGCCTTGATGCTGGCCATCGTCGGTATCGCCTCGACCTGCGGCGCCGGAGACAAGGGCCGGGGCGGGCACGACTACCGGGGCGATATCCATCGGTATCCCGGCCCCGCGGACAACACCGGCTGTGAAGGGCAGGCCTCGGAATCTAGCGGAGGGAAGGAGGTTGTTTACCCGTCAGGAGAGCGCGGCAGAGCGGGGGAGCCGGAG TGTTTCCCCACTGCATCTGCTTTTGGTCATCAATCTCTTCACCCAATTGCAATCTGGCAAGGCAAACACTTTACTTTGAATAAAAG GTTTATGGTCCTGCACCAATGA
- the LOC125453310 gene encoding protocadherin-8-like isoform X2: MTRQRGRSRVAGVPVCSPSRKPCFPLLALLLLLAPTMSDCKTVRYSTYEEQEPGTVIGNLASDLQLEAAGGQSGFRLMPEYNGSVPVRVGERDGQLTVGSRIDREQLCEEQDPCLLLLDVVSFSRDKFLLIHVEIQVQDINDHRPEFPQPEIELEISESSAPGTRIPLPAALDADTGSYSVRGYELSVNGHLELALPGGAGSGGAQQPVPAPTLLLVKPLDRESEAELSLKLRARDGGNPPRSGEARLRVRVLDENDNAPAFGSGSLELELREDTAPGSLLLQLEARDPDQGLNGELRFAFSPRVGAGARRLFRLEPRSGRLSLNAPLDHEARARFELEVEARDRGARPRASSCRVVVRVLDVNDNAPEIRVSALGGGPEAGEASGLASITEAAEPGSFVALVSVWDRDSGANGRLSVSLLGPRELRLRPAYGLNHYMIVTAERLDRERDTGYNVTLVAEDQGPDPRRTVRPLTVTVTDVNDNAPAFPRPVYRLSLAENNLPGAQLGTVRARDPDLGPNGRLTYRLLQPHEGPAPGPGLQPPAVAVEPHTGSLYALRSLDREELPELELLLQATDAGSPPLSGSTTVRLVITDRNDNAPLITHPPPPPPPPPPGNRSAAPAPAKVALPGGAPRGYLAARVRAQDADEGPNGRLSYRIVSGEPPGLFTIRPDTGDVYLGRPLSASPAGTGPGAFSLVVAVSDGGLPPLSSTVTVSFTAGPGPQPRPAPAPSGSPGPAQRSWDTSFTVIAVLAAGCVALMLAIVGIASTCGAGDKGRGGHDYRGDIHRYPGPADNTGCEGQASESSGGKEVVYPSGERGRAGEPEVYGPAPMSARYLAIQIAAGVRLLKGQILTIPQLLLSTLPLWGKTRHSLEIYSVKIHTIKHFCQKQRAYKVCIRGSLVMNLKL, from the exons ATGACCCGTCAGAGAGGCAGAAGCAGGGTTGCTGGTGTCCCGGTCTGCAGTCCCTCCAGGAAGCCCTGCTTCCCCCTTCttgccctcctcctcctcctcgctccGACCATGAGTGACTGTAAAACGGTCAGATACTCCACGTACGAGGAGCAGGAGCCCGGCACCGTGATCGGAAACCTGGCCAGCGATCTGCAGCTGGAGGCGGCCGGGGGCCAGAGCGGTTTCCGACTGATGCCCGAGTATAACGGCTCGGTGCCGGTGAGGGTCGGGGAAAGGGACGGGCAGCTGACGGTAGGAAGCCGCATTGACCGGGAGCAGCTTTGCGAGGAGCAGGATCCGTGCCTGCTGCTCCTGGATGTGGTGAGCTTCTCCCGGGACAAGTTCCTCCTGATCCACGTGGAGATCCAAGTGCAGGACATTAATGACCATCGCCCCGAGTTCCCGCAGCCCGAGATCGAGCTGGAAATCTCCGAGAGCTCAGCGCCGGGGACCCGGATCCCTCTCCCCGCGGCTCTAGACGCCGACACCGGCTCCTACTCGGTGCGGGGCTACGAGCTCTCGGTGAACGGTCACTTGGAGCTGGCGCTGCCGGGCGGTGCAGGCAGCGGCGGGGCCCAGCAGCCGGTACCGGCACCGACGCTGCTGTTGGTGAAGCCTCTTGACCGGGAGAGCGAGGCCGAGCTCAGCCTGAAGCTGAGAGCCCGGGACGGGGGCAATCCACCTCGGAGCGGGGAGGCGCGGCTCCGGGTGCGGGTCCTCGATGAGAACGATAACGCTCCGGCCTTTGGCAGCGGCTCCTTGGAGCTGGAGCTGCGGGAGGACACGGCCCCGGGTTCGCTGCTGCTGCAACTCGAGGCCCGGGACCCGGACCAAGGCCTAAACGGCGAGCTCCGGTTCGCCTTCAGCCCGAGGGTCGGGGCGGGCGCTCGGCGCCTCTTCCGCCTGGAGCCGCGCTCCGGCCGCTTGAGCCTGAACGCGCCGCTCGACCACGAGGCGCGCGCCCGCTTCGAGCTGGAGGTGGAGGCGCGCGACCGCGGCGCCCGGCCGCGCGCCTCCAGCTGCCGGGTGGTGGTGCGCGTGCTCGACGTCAACGACAACGCGCCCGAGATCCGCGTGAGCGCGCTCGGTGGCGGTCCGGAGGCCGGAGAGGCCTCGGGCCTCGCGTCCATCACCGAGGCGGCGGAACCGGGTAGTTTCGTGGCGCTGGTGAGTGTGTGGGACCGGGATTCAGGAGCTAACGGCCGCCTCTCGGTATCGCTGCTCGGGCCCCGCGAGTTACGCTTACGGCCGGCTTATGGCCTTAACCACTACATGATCGTGACGGCGGAACGGCTCGACCGGGAGCGGGACACCGGGTATAACGTGACGCTGGTGGCCGAGGACCAAGGCCCGGATCCCCGCCGGACGGTCAGGCctctcaccgtcaccgtcaccgatGTGAACGACAACGCGCCCGCCTTCCCCCGCCCCGTCTACCGCCTGTCGCTGGCGGAGAATAACCTGCCCGGGGCCCAGCTCGGTACCGTCCGGGCCCGTGACCCTGACCTGGGGCCTAACGGCCGCCTCACTTACCGCCTGCTGCAGCCGCACGAGGGGCCGGCGCCGGGGCCTGGGCTGCAGCCTCCGGCCGTCGCTGTGGAGCCTCACACCGGCTCCTTGTACGCGCTCCGCTCCTTGGACCGTGAGGAGCTGCCCGAGCTCGAGCTGCTGCTGCAGGCGACAGACGCCGGTTCCCCGCCGCTCAGCGGCTCCACCACCGTCCGCCTGGTCATTACCGACCGGAACGACAACGCTCCGCTCATCACCCacccgccgccgccgccgccgccgccgcctccCGGGAACCGCTCGGCCGCTCCCGCTCCCGCCAAGGTGGCGCTGCCCGGGGGCGCGCCCCGCGGTTACCTGGCGGCGCGCGTGCGGGCCCAGGACGCGGACGAGGGGCCGAACGGCCGCCTCAGTTACCGGATCGTGAGCGGGGAGCCGCCCGGGCTCTTCACCATCCGCCCCGACACCGGGGACGTGTACCTGGGCCGCCCGCTCTCCGCGTCCCCCGCCGGCACCGGGCCCGGGGCCTTCAGCCTGGTCGTGGCCGTCAGTGAcggcggcctgcccccgctgtcCTCCACCGTCACCGTCAGCTTCACGGCCGGGCCCGGGCCTCAGCCTCGGCCCGCTCCTGCTCCCTCCGGCTCCCCGGGGCCGGCACAGCGGAGCTGGGACACCTCCTTCACCGTCATCGCGGTGCTGGCCGCGGGCTGCGTGGCCTTGATGCTGGCCATCGTCGGTATCGCCTCGACCTGCGGCGCCGGAGACAAGGGCCGGGGCGGGCACGACTACCGGGGCGATATCCATCGGTATCCCGGCCCCGCGGACAACACCGGCTGTGAAGGGCAGGCCTCGGAATCTAGCGGAGGGAAGGAGGTTGTTTACCCGTCAGGAGAGCGCGGCAGAGCGGGGGAGCCGGAG GTTTATGGTCCTGCACCAATGAGTGCAAGATACTTGGCCATTCAGATCGCTGCTGGAGTCCGTCTGCTCAAGGGCCAAATACTTACCATTCCACAACTATTACTCAGCACCTTACCCCTTTGGGGAAAAACACGTCATTCCCTCGAGATCTACTCCGTAAAGATACATACTATCAAGCACTTTTGCCAAAAACAGCGGGCCTACAAAGTGTGTATCAGAGGATCTCTTGTAATGAATCTGAAACTGTAA